The following coding sequences are from one Paenibacillus sp. JDR-2 window:
- a CDS encoding DinB family protein produces MSAIDIQAYLDTHLQLTQAIAGVEEAQLKWKENEAKWSITEVLSHLADHNIVVSFRIRDILADTKAQLPAFNQDLWVSGQHSNDGNASDILNVFWALLQYNGLLFGRLSEQDLDKTGINFKGETVRVRDIIQGFTKHVQHHLGQIDRIKAAYIALSVTISTAKGGNA; encoded by the coding sequence ATGAGTGCCATCGATATTCAAGCTTATTTGGACACGCATCTTCAATTGACTCAGGCGATCGCAGGGGTAGAAGAAGCACAGCTGAAATGGAAAGAAAACGAAGCGAAATGGAGCATTACCGAGGTGCTGTCCCATTTGGCCGATCATAATATCGTGGTATCCTTCCGCATCCGCGACATTCTTGCGGATACGAAGGCGCAGCTTCCCGCTTTCAACCAGGACCTGTGGGTGTCGGGCCAGCATTCCAATGACGGCAACGCGTCCGACATTTTGAATGTATTCTGGGCGCTGCTGCAGTACAACGGTCTGCTGTTTGGCCGGCTGAGCGAGCAGGATCTGGATAAGACGGGCATCAACTTCAAAGGGGAAACGGTCCGCGTCCGCGACATTATTCAAGGATTCACGAAGCATGTGCAGCATCATCTGGGTCAGATTGACCGGATCAAAGCCGCTTACATCGCTCTTTCCGTTACGATATCCACAGCAAAAGGGGGAAATGCGTAA
- a CDS encoding amidohydrolase: MSNDTTTRSAAALAGRLTDIRRELHRNPELSHEEFETTIRIKSLLEAGGIRIADYPLKTGVVAEIGSGTPVIALRADIDALPIQEETGLPFASAVPGKMHACGHDFHTAALIGAAYLLKDRERELKGTVRLIFQPAEEKAKGARQVIDSGALEGVQAIFGLHNKPDLPVGTIGIKGGPLMAAADGFVVEVAGRGSHAAVPEAGNDPVLTAAHIVTALQSIVSRNVGALDSAVISVTKLNSGTAWNVIPEKAVLDGTIRTFDPDIRRRVRERFDQVVAGVAAAFDTTAVVRWMEGPPPVHNDEGLAELAWQEAVQLELLPVSPVPSLAGEDFAAYQQLVPGLFVFVGTDGPKEWHHPAFDLDERALPVAADFLAGTAIRALSHFAAEPHELKEDFQ, from the coding sequence ATGAGTAACGATACAACAACCCGCAGCGCTGCTGCGTTAGCAGGCCGGTTGACGGATATCCGCAGGGAGCTGCACCGGAATCCGGAGCTGTCCCACGAGGAATTCGAAACGACAATCCGAATCAAGAGCTTGCTTGAAGCGGGCGGCATCCGTATCGCGGATTATCCGCTGAAGACCGGCGTTGTCGCCGAGATCGGGTCGGGTACACCGGTTATTGCGCTTCGCGCCGATATCGATGCCCTTCCGATTCAGGAAGAGACGGGACTTCCGTTTGCTTCGGCTGTTCCGGGCAAGATGCATGCCTGCGGCCATGATTTCCATACGGCAGCCCTTATCGGAGCTGCTTATTTATTGAAGGATCGCGAGCGGGAGCTGAAAGGCACGGTCCGCCTGATCTTCCAGCCGGCCGAAGAGAAGGCGAAAGGCGCGCGGCAGGTCATTGACAGCGGTGCGCTGGAAGGCGTGCAGGCGATATTCGGCTTGCATAACAAGCCGGATTTGCCGGTTGGCACGATCGGCATTAAAGGCGGTCCGCTTATGGCTGCCGCCGACGGCTTTGTTGTTGAGGTTGCGGGACGCGGCTCGCATGCCGCCGTACCGGAAGCCGGCAACGATCCGGTACTAACGGCTGCGCATATCGTTACCGCGCTCCAGTCGATTGTCAGCCGTAATGTAGGAGCGCTCGACAGCGCGGTGATCAGCGTGACGAAGCTGAACAGCGGTACGGCGTGGAATGTGATTCCGGAGAAGGCTGTGCTGGACGGTACGATCCGTACCTTTGATCCGGATATCCGCCGCCGCGTCCGCGAGCGGTTCGACCAGGTGGTAGCGGGCGTTGCCGCTGCCTTCGATACAACCGCCGTAGTCCGCTGGATGGAAGGTCCGCCGCCGGTTCATAACGATGAAGGACTGGCGGAGCTGGCATGGCAGGAAGCCGTGCAGTTGGAGCTGCTTCCGGTTAGTCCGGTACCTTCCCTTGCCGGGGAAGATTTTGCGGCTTACCAGCAGCTGGTGCCGGGACTGTTCGTCTTTGTAGGGACGGACGGGCCCAAAGAATGGCATCATCCGGCGTTTGATCTCGATGAGCGAGCACTTCCGGTTGCGGCTGATTTCTTGGCCGGTACGGCTATTCGCGCATTATCACATTTTGCGGCTGAACCGCACGAATTAAAGGAGGACTTCCAATGA
- a CDS encoding LLM class flavin-dependent oxidoreductase — MSITISILDQSPVYPGETSAEAFAHTVALAQKAEELGFRRFWVSEHHDSEHVAGSSPEVLISYLLARTNKIRVGSGGIMLQHYSPYKVAENFHVLASLEPGRVDLGVGRAPGGLPRSTQALQRNIVNPLSLTDKIAELRGYVEGRTEEEGPLAGIKATPIPAVAPELHVLGASADSAELAASLGLPYVFSLFIGGDEQAAVDSVLKYKQAFNYELGAAPQAILALAAIVADTDEEAVSLIPPQKLVKVHLASGRKVTLGTVEQAEAYGQQSGEEYTIEEKEPLIAAGSKETVRGKLLALQEATGVDEFIITTNISPFEKRIRSYELLSEAFAEVTA, encoded by the coding sequence ATGTCCATTACAATAAGCATTTTGGATCAAAGCCCGGTCTACCCGGGCGAAACTTCAGCCGAAGCATTCGCTCATACGGTTGCGTTGGCGCAAAAAGCGGAGGAGCTTGGCTTCCGCCGCTTCTGGGTGTCGGAGCATCATGATTCCGAGCATGTAGCGGGCTCTTCCCCGGAGGTCCTTATCTCCTATCTGCTCGCCCGCACCAATAAAATCCGGGTTGGCTCCGGCGGTATTATGCTGCAGCACTACAGCCCTTATAAAGTAGCGGAGAACTTCCATGTTCTAGCATCCCTCGAACCCGGTCGTGTTGATCTTGGCGTTGGCCGCGCTCCCGGCGGGCTTCCGCGCAGCACGCAGGCGCTGCAGCGCAATATCGTGAACCCGTTGTCGCTCACGGACAAAATCGCCGAGCTCCGCGGATACGTAGAAGGACGGACGGAGGAAGAAGGACCGTTGGCAGGCATTAAGGCGACGCCGATTCCCGCTGTTGCGCCGGAGCTTCACGTACTTGGTGCTTCCGCGGACAGCGCGGAGCTGGCTGCAAGTCTTGGTCTGCCTTACGTATTCTCCCTCTTCATCGGAGGAGACGAGCAAGCTGCCGTTGATTCGGTTCTTAAATATAAGCAAGCCTTTAATTATGAGCTGGGTGCCGCGCCGCAAGCGATTCTGGCATTGGCTGCCATCGTAGCGGATACGGACGAGGAAGCGGTAAGCCTGATTCCGCCGCAAAAGCTGGTGAAGGTGCATTTGGCCAGCGGCCGCAAGGTTACGCTTGGCACGGTAGAGCAAGCCGAGGCTTACGGTCAACAATCCGGCGAGGAATACACGATTGAAGAGAAAGAGCCGCTTATTGCGGCAGGCTCCAAAGAAACGGTACGCGGCAAGCTGCTTGCCCTGCAGGAAGCAACCGGCGTAGACGAGTTTATTATCACAACGAATATTTCACCGTTCGAGAAACGGATCCGCTCGTATGAGCTGCTTAGCGAGGCATTTGCCGAAGTAACGGCTTAA
- a CDS encoding amino acid ABC transporter ATP-binding protein, with protein sequence MIKLSGIHKSFGRQEVLKGIDLTVNKGEVVAILGPSGSGKTTLLRCINYLEKPNEGEIRIGDFALNAKHAGKKDIYSLRQRSAMVFQQYNLFSHKTALENVIEGLIVVKKIGKEEARKRGIELLEKVGLGAKLDAYPSQLSGGQQQRVGIARALALEPEVILFDEPTSALDPELVGEVLGVIRRIAKEGITMIIVTHEMGFAQDVANHVVFMDGGVVVEEGPPAELFGNPQEERTKQFLKRFSTEPSYSI encoded by the coding sequence ATGATTAAGCTTAGCGGTATCCACAAATCGTTTGGACGCCAAGAGGTCCTGAAAGGGATTGATCTCACCGTTAATAAGGGCGAGGTTGTTGCCATTCTGGGACCAAGCGGCTCCGGCAAAACTACGCTGCTGCGCTGCATCAATTATTTGGAGAAGCCAAACGAAGGAGAGATCCGGATCGGCGATTTCGCCCTTAACGCGAAGCATGCGGGGAAAAAGGACATTTATTCGCTGCGCCAGCGCTCGGCGATGGTGTTCCAGCAGTACAATCTGTTCAGCCATAAGACGGCGCTCGAGAATGTTATCGAGGGACTGATCGTGGTGAAGAAGATCGGCAAGGAAGAAGCGCGCAAACGCGGCATCGAGCTGCTCGAGAAGGTAGGTCTTGGCGCCAAGCTGGATGCTTATCCAAGCCAGTTGTCGGGCGGTCAGCAGCAGCGCGTCGGCATCGCAAGAGCGCTTGCGCTTGAGCCCGAGGTGATCTTGTTCGATGAGCCAACCTCGGCGCTGGACCCCGAGCTTGTAGGCGAGGTGCTGGGCGTTATCCGCCGGATTGCGAAGGAAGGAATCACGATGATTATCGTGACGCACGAGATGGGCTTTGCCCAGGATGTAGCGAATCATGTGGTGTTTATGGACGGCGGCGTTGTCGTCGAGGAAGGCCCTCCGGCCGAGCTGTTCGGGAATCCGCAGGAAGAGCGGACCAAACAGTTCCTGAAGCGGTTTTCAACGGAGCCGAGCTATTCGATCTAG
- a CDS encoding amino acid ABC transporter permease, protein MKLDPSFIWTAFLQLWSAVPTTLLITLVSVSVGFVIGVITALARIYRIPVLSQLSSGYVTFIRGTPMLTHLLLIYFGLPMLVDGLSAQFDLGWNSAKIPMIGFAYISFSITAGAYLSEVVRSGLLAVDRGQMEAARSIGMTTPQALRRIVFPQALAASLPNLSNSVIGMLHGSTLAFTVSVVDLNAKAQIVASTNWKFFESYVAAALIFWGLTILIERCTGLIERRIRVYSKGGVA, encoded by the coding sequence ATGAAGCTTGATCCGTCCTTTATATGGACCGCATTCCTGCAGCTATGGTCGGCTGTTCCAACTACGCTGCTTATTACTCTCGTATCCGTGTCCGTCGGATTTGTGATTGGCGTAATAACGGCGCTTGCCCGGATTTACCGGATTCCGGTACTATCCCAGCTGTCGAGCGGTTACGTGACCTTTATCCGCGGTACGCCGATGCTGACGCACCTGCTCCTCATTTATTTCGGATTGCCGATGCTTGTTGACGGATTGTCGGCGCAGTTCGATCTCGGATGGAATTCCGCCAAGATCCCGATGATCGGCTTTGCTTACATTTCGTTCTCGATTACGGCAGGCGCTTATTTATCGGAGGTGGTCCGCTCAGGACTATTGGCGGTGGACCGCGGGCAGATGGAAGCCGCCCGGTCGATTGGGATGACAACGCCGCAGGCGCTTCGCCGCATCGTATTTCCTCAAGCGCTGGCAGCAAGCCTGCCGAACCTGTCCAACTCGGTTATCGGGATGCTGCACGGCTCGACGCTTGCTTTTACCGTATCGGTTGTCGATTTGAACGCCAAAGCGCAGATTGTGGCTTCTACGAACTGGAAGTTCTTCGAATCGTACGTAGCCGCAGCTTTAATATTCTGGGGATTAACGATCCTGATTGAACGTTGTACCGGCCTTATCGAAAGAAGAATCCGCGTGTACAGCAAGGGAGGGGTAGCATGA
- a CDS encoding amino acid ABC transporter permease, whose protein sequence is MEYGFDINYVFDFIPKLLSTLNITLLIVAGAIGLGLLVGFLVALPRLYNVPVLRNVSMVYVSFFRGTPVLIQLFLFYYGLPEILKLVSIDISKLPVLYFVILTFGLNVGAYVSETIRAAVLAVNRGQVEAAYAVGMTGYQAFTRIVLPQAVGIAVPVFTNLVIAMLKDTSLAFTLGVMEMTGKAQTLGSLSQHFIETYIALALIYLVMSIVLERLMLLAERRLSRHLRRDSNEKNRFFSRKRKRLSLGGLTRELKEVPRYEA, encoded by the coding sequence ATGGAGTATGGCTTCGATATTAATTACGTGTTCGATTTTATTCCCAAACTGCTGAGTACGCTGAATATTACCCTGCTAATCGTGGCAGGCGCTATCGGACTGGGGCTGCTTGTCGGTTTTCTCGTAGCTTTGCCCCGCCTATACAACGTACCGGTGCTTCGGAATGTATCGATGGTGTACGTTTCCTTCTTCCGGGGCACGCCGGTTCTCATTCAGCTGTTCCTGTTTTATTACGGCCTTCCGGAAATTCTGAAGCTGGTGTCGATCGACATCTCAAAGCTTCCCGTCCTTTATTTCGTAATTCTTACCTTTGGCCTTAACGTAGGTGCTTATGTATCGGAGACGATCCGGGCAGCCGTGCTTGCGGTTAACCGGGGGCAGGTGGAAGCGGCTTATGCCGTAGGCATGACCGGGTATCAGGCTTTTACCCGGATCGTGCTGCCGCAGGCGGTAGGGATTGCCGTTCCGGTATTCACCAATCTTGTCATTGCGATGCTTAAGGATACTTCGCTTGCTTTTACGCTGGGCGTTATGGAGATGACGGGCAAAGCCCAGACGCTGGGCTCGCTGTCCCAGCATTTTATCGAAACTTATATTGCGTTAGCCCTTATTTATCTCGTTATGAGTATCGTATTGGAACGTCTTATGCTGCTCGCAGAGCGCCGTTTGTCCCGCCATCTGCGCCGGGATAGCAATGAAAAGAACCGGTTCTTTAGCAGAAAACGCAAGCGCCTGTCTTTGGGCGGCTTAACCCGCGAGTTAAAGGAGGTGCCGCGTTATGAAGCTTGA
- a CDS encoding transporter substrate-binding domain-containing protein, whose protein sequence is MKKKALVVTAALSLILVAAGCGSNNKSDNTQAQNGNKAAANVSASGNAGGEVKKVVIGTGTGFPQVCFIDENGKLTGFDVELIKEIDKRLPQYEFDIQTMEFSNLLLSLETNKIDLVAHEMEKNPEREAKYLFNTEPYAHWRNKIVVPQDNNTIHSLDDLAGKKVLVGATSAQAQILENYNKDHDKKINIVYQNGAANDTVSQITTGRVDATLAADFTLSLIDPQAKLKTTGDNLSEADILFVLRKNDPAEQELSDAIDVALKELKADGTLGKLSTEWLGGDFTADSAK, encoded by the coding sequence ATGAAGAAAAAAGCACTAGTCGTTACAGCTGCATTGTCGTTGATTCTGGTGGCGGCAGGCTGCGGCTCAAACAATAAATCGGATAATACGCAAGCGCAAAACGGCAATAAAGCAGCTGCTAACGTATCCGCGTCAGGCAATGCCGGCGGTGAAGTGAAGAAGGTAGTCATCGGTACGGGCACCGGATTCCCGCAGGTATGCTTTATCGACGAGAACGGGAAGCTGACGGGCTTTGACGTTGAGCTCATCAAAGAGATCGACAAACGACTGCCGCAATACGAATTCGATATTCAAACGATGGAATTCTCGAACTTGCTACTGAGCCTGGAGACGAACAAGATTGATCTTGTAGCCCATGAAATGGAGAAAAATCCGGAGCGCGAAGCGAAATATCTTTTTAATACGGAGCCTTACGCTCACTGGAGAAATAAAATCGTTGTCCCGCAGGACAACAACACGATCCATTCCCTTGATGATCTGGCAGGCAAGAAGGTGCTGGTTGGCGCAACTAGCGCGCAAGCGCAAATTCTGGAGAACTACAACAAGGATCATGACAAGAAAATCAACATCGTATACCAAAACGGCGCAGCTAACGATACGGTCAGCCAAATTACGACCGGCCGCGTAGACGCTACGCTGGCAGCCGACTTTACATTGTCCTTGATCGATCCGCAAGCGAAGCTGAAGACAACGGGCGATAACCTGTCCGAAGCCGACATCCTGTTCGTGCTCCGCAAGAACGATCCGGCGGAACAAGAGCTGTCCGATGCGATTGACGTGGCACTGAAGGAGCTTAAAGCAGACGGAACGCTGGGCAAATTGAGCACGGAATGGCTGGGCGGCGACTTTACGGCGGACAGCGCGAAATAG
- a CDS encoding GNAT family N-acetyltransferase yields MSELFRQAGTQDAERLREVTYEAYSLIRELKLNWPAANAGLDQIRDNIIQNECYVLEVGGVIVATITLSRNDEVKAITDLPFIKWFAVHPGEQGKGYGDKLLTWVENTIIKGKEGAHAVTLGTAEKHPWLLPMYQRRGYESIRSFDSGNGDGTMHLLRKIVNPELFEKASEEQAAAN; encoded by the coding sequence ATGAGTGAATTGTTTAGGCAAGCGGGAACCCAAGATGCGGAGCGTCTGCGTGAAGTGACGTATGAAGCCTATTCGCTCATTCGGGAGCTGAAGCTGAATTGGCCAGCGGCGAATGCCGGTCTGGATCAGATACGGGACAACATTATACAGAATGAGTGTTACGTGCTGGAAGTAGGCGGCGTTATCGTTGCAACCATAACCTTGTCGAGAAACGATGAAGTGAAGGCCATTACGGACCTGCCGTTTATCAAATGGTTCGCGGTCCATCCCGGCGAGCAAGGCAAAGGGTACGGCGACAAGCTGCTGACCTGGGTCGAGAATACGATTATTAAGGGCAAGGAAGGGGCGCATGCCGTAACGCTTGGAACGGCCGAGAAGCATCCATGGCTTCTGCCAATGTACCAGCGCAGAGGTTACGAAAGCATCCGCTCCTTCGACTCCGGCAACGGGGACGGAACGATGCATCTGCTCCGCAAGATTGTGAATCCGGAGCTGTTCGAGAAAGCAAGCGAAGAACAAGCTGCGGCAAATTAA
- a CDS encoding LysR family transcriptional regulator translates to MNIENIEAFVYVNHYGSFNKAAEVLFLSQPSVTARIQTLERELDCRLFDRLGKQIMLTEKGKQFLPYAQQILQTIQKGRLHLQEKGARPQELRIGSTVSVSNYLIPDLLPRLTRLFPRLTFKLTTAPSDDLVKKLLDKEIDIAFVRKLVHPSLQSFSYYEDPIRLYVYEGHPFAEEGRVSIDEIRDQPLVFFECGSLDWLRLHRVFEHLEQPPRIVFHADNSETAKKLVLQKAGICFLPGLCAREEVSKGRLIPIEIEETKGISLHTNLIALTGENEEYIQALLPKDNLSFYSI, encoded by the coding sequence ATGAATATTGAGAACATCGAAGCTTTTGTGTATGTCAATCATTACGGCAGCTTTAATAAAGCGGCGGAGGTGCTCTTCCTCTCCCAGCCATCCGTTACCGCCCGCATACAGACACTGGAGAGGGAACTCGACTGCCGCCTGTTCGACCGGCTTGGCAAGCAAATTATGCTGACCGAGAAAGGCAAGCAGTTCCTTCCTTACGCCCAGCAAATTCTTCAGACGATTCAGAAAGGCCGTCTCCATCTGCAAGAGAAGGGAGCCCGTCCGCAGGAGCTTCGGATTGGAAGCACCGTGTCCGTCTCGAACTATCTGATTCCGGATTTACTGCCGAGGCTGACCCGTTTATTCCCGCGTTTAACTTTCAAATTAACAACGGCTCCTTCGGATGACCTGGTCAAAAAGCTGCTCGATAAGGAGATCGATATCGCTTTTGTCCGGAAGCTTGTTCATCCGTCCCTGCAGTCGTTCTCCTATTATGAAGATCCTATCCGGCTGTATGTCTATGAAGGCCATCCGTTTGCGGAAGAAGGAAGGGTATCCATCGACGAGATCCGTGATCAGCCGCTTGTTTTCTTCGAATGCGGCTCGCTGGACTGGCTGCGTCTTCACCGCGTATTCGAGCATCTGGAGCAGCCTCCGCGCATCGTTTTCCATGCGGATAATTCCGAGACGGCGAAGAAGCTTGTGCTGCAAAAGGCCGGCATCTGCTTCCTTCCCGGCTTATGCGCAAGGGAAGAAGTAAGCAAGGGCAGACTCATCCCGATTGAGATTGAAGAGACCAAGGGGATTTCCCTGCATACGAACCTGATTGCGCTGACGGGAGAGAACGAAGAGTATATCCAGGCGCTGCTGCCTAAGGATAATTTGAGCTTTTACAGCATTTAG
- a CDS encoding alpha-L-fucosidase produces MHSSLNRPLPTEHQLLWQDFELGFFCHFGMNTFCDQEWGDGNDSPRLFHPAELDARQWVRTAKRAGFRYFVLTAKHHDGFCLWPTLTTDYSVASSPWKEGHGDVVKECAEACREEGIGFGLYLSPWDRHEPCYSDKAAYDDFYLRQLEELITGYGPLVEIWFDGAGSEGREYDWSRIMSLVKQHQPGAMIFNMGAPTIRWVGNEDGVAPYPSWNTAESARVSMFSDASLNWLPETPSWVPAECDVPIRKDRWFWHPDEEGLLLSLDSLMDIYYRSVGHGATLLLNVAPDNRGLLPDADVERVIAFGDEISRRLGKALAQTVDQEGQFIILGLEPNTVVEHVVIMEDIRYGECVRAYAIEAWCSGEWQEIVRGSAIGHKKIDRIAPASIDGLRLRILESDDKPRIRSFTAYGSNE; encoded by the coding sequence ATGCATTCTTCTTTAAATAGACCCCTTCCAACAGAGCATCAGCTACTGTGGCAGGACTTTGAGCTTGGATTTTTTTGTCATTTCGGGATGAATACGTTCTGCGATCAAGAATGGGGTGACGGGAATGATTCGCCTCGTTTATTTCACCCAGCAGAGCTGGATGCCCGCCAGTGGGTACGTACAGCCAAGCGGGCGGGCTTCCGATATTTCGTGTTGACAGCAAAGCATCACGACGGCTTTTGCTTGTGGCCAACGCTGACAACGGATTATTCGGTTGCTTCTAGTCCCTGGAAGGAAGGCCATGGCGATGTCGTGAAGGAATGCGCTGAAGCATGCCGTGAGGAAGGAATCGGATTCGGACTATACTTATCGCCATGGGATCGTCATGAGCCTTGTTATTCGGATAAGGCAGCCTATGATGACTTCTATCTGCGGCAATTGGAAGAGCTTATAACCGGTTATGGGCCGCTAGTAGAAATATGGTTCGACGGAGCCGGCTCTGAGGGCAGAGAGTATGACTGGAGCCGGATTATGAGCCTGGTGAAGCAGCATCAGCCCGGTGCCATGATTTTTAACATGGGAGCACCTACGATTCGGTGGGTTGGCAACGAGGACGGAGTGGCACCGTATCCATCATGGAATACGGCGGAATCGGCAAGAGTCAGCATGTTCAGCGATGCCTCCTTAAACTGGCTGCCTGAGACCCCAAGCTGGGTTCCGGCGGAATGCGACGTACCGATTCGTAAAGATCGCTGGTTCTGGCATCCCGATGAGGAAGGACTTCTGCTGTCCCTGGATAGTCTGATGGATATTTATTATCGTTCCGTCGGCCATGGCGCGACTCTTCTACTGAATGTGGCCCCGGACAATCGCGGGCTTCTGCCGGATGCTGACGTTGAGCGGGTAATTGCGTTCGGTGATGAGATTAGCCGCAGGTTGGGCAAGGCCCTTGCACAAACCGTAGATCAAGAAGGCCAATTTATTATCCTTGGACTTGAGCCCAATACAGTTGTGGAGCATGTAGTTATCATGGAGGACATTCGATACGGAGAATGTGTGCGAGCCTATGCGATAGAGGCATGGTGCAGTGGGGAATGGCAAGAGATTGTTCGAGGCAGCGCGATCGGACATAAGAAGATTGATCGTATCGCACCTGCTTCAATAGATGGTTTGCGTTTACGAATATTAGAATCTGACGATAAACCCAGAATAAGATCGTTTACAGCGTATGGAAGCAACGAATGA
- a CDS encoding glycoside hydrolase family 35 protein, translating into MSRLTWKDQKYRLDGEEFRILSGAIHYFRVVPEYWEDRLLKLKACGFNTVETYIPWNLHEPREGSFRFDGFADVARFIETAGRLGLHVIVRPSPYICAEWEFGGLPAWLLKSSMGLRCMDNEYLEKVDRYYDELIPRLLPLLDSRGGPIIAVQVENEYGSYGNDTAYLAYLRDGLIRRGVDCLLFTSDGPTDEMLLGGTVEGLHATVNFGSRVAESLAKYREYRQDEPLMVMEYWLGWFDHWRKPHHVREAGDVANVLDEMLEQGASVNLYMFHGGTNFGFYSGANYGEHYEPTITSYDYDAPLTEWGDITEKYKAIRSVLEKHGIPEGAPFPAPIPKKAYGKVILTERGDLLDQLEQVSAEQVQSVSIRPMEHYDQAYGFILYSTQVKGPRTRQKLHLREVRDRAQVFLDGKLIGVVERWNPQPIEIAVPREGARLDVLVENMGRVNYGPYLRDHKGITEGILIDNQFQSNWTVTLLPLESEQLARVRYESVEVTGGQQHDGRPAFYRGFVEVDEPADTFLRFDGWQKGIAWINGFQLGRYWEAGPQRALYVPGPLLRKGENEIVLFELHGVTGHPEVDLTDAPDLGETAAVDDQVLNFVQEE; encoded by the coding sequence GTGAGCCGGTTAACATGGAAGGATCAGAAATATAGGCTGGATGGCGAGGAGTTCCGGATTTTGTCGGGGGCGATTCATTATTTTCGGGTTGTGCCGGAATATTGGGAGGACAGGCTGCTGAAGCTGAAGGCCTGCGGTTTCAATACGGTAGAGACGTATATTCCGTGGAACCTGCATGAACCCCGCGAGGGAAGCTTCCGCTTCGACGGGTTTGCGGATGTCGCCCGGTTCATAGAGACGGCGGGCCGGCTTGGCCTGCACGTGATTGTCCGTCCCAGCCCTTATATATGCGCGGAGTGGGAGTTTGGCGGCTTGCCGGCCTGGCTGCTGAAATCGTCCATGGGCTTGCGCTGCATGGATAATGAATACCTGGAAAAAGTCGACCGCTACTATGACGAGCTTATTCCGCGCCTGCTGCCGCTGCTGGATTCGCGGGGCGGTCCGATCATTGCGGTGCAGGTCGAGAATGAATACGGCAGCTACGGCAATGACACCGCGTATTTGGCTTACTTGAGGGATGGCCTGATCCGACGCGGAGTTGACTGTCTGCTGTTCACCTCGGACGGCCCAACGGACGAGATGCTGCTGGGCGGCACGGTAGAGGGGCTGCATGCAACAGTTAACTTCGGTTCGCGCGTAGCGGAGTCCCTCGCGAAATACCGGGAGTATAGACAGGACGAACCGCTGATGGTGATGGAGTACTGGCTTGGCTGGTTCGACCATTGGCGGAAGCCGCATCATGTCCGGGAGGCGGGGGATGTCGCTAACGTATTGGATGAGATGCTGGAGCAAGGGGCATCCGTGAATCTCTACATGTTCCACGGCGGGACAAACTTCGGCTTTTACAGCGGAGCCAACTACGGTGAGCATTATGAACCAACGATAACAAGCTATGATTATGATGCGCCTCTTACGGAGTGGGGGGATATAACCGAGAAATACAAAGCTATCCGAAGCGTGCTCGAAAAGCACGGCATACCGGAAGGAGCGCCGTTCCCGGCTCCGATTCCGAAGAAAGCTTACGGCAAGGTTATTTTAACGGAACGGGGCGATTTGCTGGATCAGCTCGAGCAGGTATCCGCCGAACAGGTGCAATCCGTCAGCATCCGGCCGATGGAGCATTACGATCAGGCTTACGGCTTTATTTTGTACTCGACCCAGGTTAAGGGGCCAAGAACGAGACAAAAGCTTCATCTTCGCGAGGTGCGCGATCGCGCTCAGGTATTCCTGGACGGCAAGCTGATCGGCGTTGTTGAGCGGTGGAATCCGCAGCCGATTGAGATCGCGGTTCCCAGAGAAGGGGCAAGATTGGATGTCCTGGTCGAAAATATGGGCCGCGTTAATTACGGCCCTTATCTGCGCGATCATAAAGGAATAACGGAAGGTATCCTGATCGATAACCAGTTCCAGTCGAACTGGACGGTTACCCTGCTGCCGCTTGAGTCCGAGCAGCTCGCTCGGGTCCGCTATGAGTCTGTGGAAGTAACAGGGGGACAGCAGCATGACGGGCGTCCTGCCTTCTATCGTGGATTTGTGGAGGTGGATGAACCTGCCGATACGTTCCTCCGGTTTGACGGCTGGCAGAAGGGGATTGCCTGGATCAACGGCTTCCAGCTTGGCCGCTATTGGGAAGCGGGACCGCAGCGCGCGTTATACGTGCCGGGTCCGCTGCTGCGCAAAGGGGAAAACGAAATTGTTTTATTCGAGCTGCATGGCGTAACCGGACATCCCGAAGTGGATTTAACCGATGCTCCCGACCTTGGCGAGACGGCTGCGGTTGACGACCAGGTGCTAAACTTCGTACAGGAAGAATAG